A window of Onychostoma macrolepis isolate SWU-2019 chromosome 01, ASM1243209v1, whole genome shotgun sequence contains these coding sequences:
- the LOC131544142 gene encoding uncharacterized protein LOC131544142 has protein sequence MFRVLLLLLAVAGLHAGPLHRFPNGKLKQIGPQMVQDEHRDNSVLKHMNTDVKPKKQLPSPAEFCGQGTEPSRRFLMDLNTGMLKHGVGEMNRRVSGLDEFRQGTENQLHTLQELRMHPMMRSQYSAQSEKHEQRAIPVEVYRKGTETSRNILMDLNTGLLKEHRNEMDRKVAGSAKWAVVSEHEDIRSQDSSEHKENHKAVPVESRRQGTEPSRRILIDMNTGMPKEELSEMNRRVSGFYNPAPIEKRQGTEPSRRFLMDMDTGMLKHEVGEMNRRVSGFYNPPAYEMRKGTQNSHATLVDPRTGQLLPKLTELQRNTVPLDEFRQGTEYQPYNLQKLRLSVLHREGTEPSRNLLMDLNAGLLKEHRNEMDRRVAGSKWAVVSEHEDIRSQDSSEHKENHKAVPVESRRQGTEPSRRILIDMNTGMPKEELSEMNRRVSGFYNPAPIGKRQGTEPSRRFLMDMDTGMLKHEVGEMNRRVSGFYNPPAYEMRKGTQNSHATLVDPRTGQLLPPLTELQRNTVPLDEFRQGTEYQPYNLQKLRLSVLHREGTEPSRNRLMSVNAGLLKENQNKMDSSEHKENHKAVPVESRRQGTEPSRRILIDMNTGMPKEELSEMNRRVSGFYNPAPIEKRQGTEPSRRFLMDMDTGMLKHEVGEMNRRVSGFYNPPAYEMRKGTQNSHATLVDPRTGQLLPKLTELQRNTVPLDEFRQGTEYQPYNLQKLRLSVLHREGTEPSRNRLMSVNAGLLKENQNKMDSSEHKENHKAVPVESRRQGTEPSRRFLMDMDTGMLKQEVGEMNRRVSGFYNPAPIEKRQEQNLPGAS, from the exons atgTTCAGGGTTTTGCTGCTCCTGTTGGCCGTGGCTG GTCTCCATGCAGGACCACTGCACCGATTCCCAAATggtaaattaaaacaaattggGCCACAAATGGTCCAAGACGAACACAGGGATAACTCAGTTCTGAAGCACATGAACACTGATGTGAAACCCAAGAAGCAATTACCATCTCCCGCTGAGTTCTGTGGGCAGGGAACAGAACCTTCCAGACGCTTCCTGATGGACCTGAACACTGGGATGCTAAAGCATGGAGTTGGCGAAATGAACAGAAGAGTTTCAGGAT TGGATGAGTTCAGACAAGGCACTGAGAACCAGCTGCACACCCTGCAAGAGCTCAGAATGCATCCCATGATGAGATCTCAGTACAGCGCTCAGAGTGAAAAACACGAGCAGAGAGCGATCCCTGTCGAGGTGTACAGAAAAGGCACTGAAACTTCCAGAAATATCCTGATGGACCTGAACACCGGTCTGCTCAAAGAACACAGGAACGAGATGGACAGGAAAGTAGCGGGCT CAGCTAAATGGGCAGTGGTTTCTGAGCATGAGGACATAAGAAGCCAAGACTCTTCTGAACATAAGGAGAACCACAAAGCAGTTCCTGTTGAGAGCCGTAGGCAGGGAACAGAACCTTCCAGACGCATCCTGATAGACATGAACACTGGGATGCCCAAGGAGGAACTCAGCGAAATGAACAGAAGAGTTTCTGGCT TCTACAATCCAGCACCTATTGAGAAGAGGCAGGGAACAGAACCTTCCAGGCGCTTCCTGATGGACATGGACACTGGGATGCTCAAGCATGAAGTTGGCGAAATGAACAGAAGAGTTTCTGGCT TCTACAATCCTCCAGCTTATGAGATGAGGAAGGGAACCCAGAATTCTCACGCCACTCTGGTGGATCCCAGAACTGGACAACTGCTGCCGAAACTAACAGAGCTGCAGAGGAACACAGTGCCAT TGGATGAGTTCAGACAAGGCACTGAGTACCAGCCGTACAACCTACAGAAGCTCAGATTGAGTGTGCTGCACAGAGAAGGCACTGAACCTTCCAGAAACCTCCTGATGGATCTGAACGCCGGTCTACTCAAAGAACACAGGAATGAGATGGACAGGAGAGTAGCGGGCT CTAAATGGGCAGTGGTTTCTGAGCATGAGGACATAAGAAGCCAAGACTCTTCTGAACATAAGGAGAACCACAAAGCAGTTCCTGTTGAGAGCCGTAGGCAGGGAACAGAACCTTCCAGACGCATCCTGATAGACATGAACACTGGGATGCCCAAGGAGGAACTCAGCGAAATGAACAGAAGAGTTTCTGGCT TCTACAATCCAGCACCTATTGGGAAGAGGCAGGGAACAGAACCTTCCAGACGCTTCCTGATGGACATGGACACTGGGATGCTCAAGCATGAAGTTGGCGAAATGAACAGAAGAGTTTCCGGCT TCTACAATCCTCCAGCTTATGAGATGAGGAAGGGAACCCAGAATTCTCACGCCACTCTGGTGGATCCCAGAACTGGACAACTGCTGCCACCTCTAACAGAGCTGCAGAGGAACACAGTGCCAT TGGATGAGTTCAGACAAGGCACTGAGTACCAGCCGTACAACCTACAGAAGCTCAGATTGAGTGTGCTGCACAGAGAAGGCACCGAACCTTCCAGAAACCGCCTGATGAGCGTGAATGCCGGTCTACtcaaagaaaatcaaaataagATGGACTCTTCTGAACATAAGGAGAACCACAAAGCAGTTCCTGTTGAGAGCCGTAGGCAGGGAACAGAACCTTCCAGACGCATCCTGATAGACATGAACACTGGGATGCCCAAGGAGGAACTCAGCGAAATGAACAGAAGAGTTTCTGGCT TCTACAATCCAGCACCTATTGAGAAGAGGCAGGGAACAGAACCTTCCAGGCGCTTCCTGATGGACATGGACACTGGGATGCTCAAGCATGAAGTTGGCGAAATGAACAGAAGAGTTTCTGGCT TCTACAATCCTCCAGCTTATGAGATGAGGAAGGGAACCCAAAATTCTCACGCCACTCTGGTGGATCCCAGAACTGGACAACTGCTGCCGAAACTAACAGAGCTGCAGAGGAACACAGTGCCAT TGGATGAGTTCAGACAAGGCACTGAGTACCAGCCGTACAACCTACAGAAGCTCAGATTGAGTGTGCTGCACAGAGAAGGCACCGAACCTTCCAGAAACCGCCTGATGAGCGTGAATGCCGGTCTACTcaaagaaaaccaaaataaGATGGACTCTTCTGAACATAAGGAGAACCACAAAGCAGTTCCTGTTGAGAGCCGTAGGCAGGGAACAGAACCTTCCAGGCGCTTCCTGATGGACATGGACACTGGGATGCTCAAGCAGGAAGTTGGCGAAATGAACAGAAGAGTTTCCGGCT TCTACAATCCAGCACCTATTGAGAAGAGGCAGGAACAGAACCTTCCAGGCGCTTCCTGA